One segment of Bradyrhizobium sp. CB2312 DNA contains the following:
- a CDS encoding NAD(P)-dependent oxidoreductase: protein MSKTIAILAPGAMGSAVARRLSENGARVLTSLKGRSEATLKRAAEAGMIGAEDDAISDADIILSIVPPGEAVALAERLAALIVRRAKKPVVVDCNAVNVDTVQRIEEIIGSAQAPFVDGGIIGFPPQPGGKSPAFYMSGEHAKDVAVLKDLGLDVRIVEGPVGAASALKMSYAGIVKGLAGIGSAMVVAATKAGAADALRDELALSQPAILARLEVALPDMIPKAYRWVAEMREISGFLGADHPASQIYEGFARWFEHLAADANGEAVDAELLKAFAARVAQKKS from the coding sequence ATGTCAAAGACCATTGCGATCCTCGCGCCTGGTGCCATGGGCAGCGCCGTGGCCCGCCGTCTCAGCGAGAACGGCGCACGCGTGCTGACGTCGTTGAAGGGGCGCAGCGAAGCGACGCTGAAACGGGCGGCCGAGGCTGGCATGATCGGCGCCGAGGACGATGCGATTTCGGACGCCGACATCATCCTCTCGATCGTGCCGCCGGGCGAGGCGGTTGCACTCGCCGAGCGCCTGGCCGCGCTGATCGTCCGGCGCGCGAAGAAGCCGGTCGTGGTCGACTGCAACGCCGTCAATGTCGATACCGTGCAACGGATCGAGGAGATCATCGGCTCGGCGCAGGCGCCGTTCGTGGACGGCGGCATCATCGGCTTTCCGCCGCAGCCGGGCGGCAAGAGCCCGGCCTTCTACATGTCCGGCGAGCATGCCAAGGACGTCGCGGTGCTGAAGGACCTCGGCCTCGACGTGCGGATCGTCGAGGGGCCGGTCGGCGCGGCCTCGGCGCTGAAAATGTCCTATGCCGGCATCGTCAAGGGCCTCGCCGGCATCGGCTCGGCCATGGTGGTTGCAGCAACGAAGGCGGGCGCTGCGGATGCGCTGCGCGACGAGCTCGCGCTGAGCCAGCCCGCGATCCTGGCCCGGCTCGAAGTGGCGCTTCCGGACATGATCCCGAAAGCCTATCGCTGGGTCGCGGAGATGCGGGAGATTTCCGGCTTTCTCGGAGCCGATCATCCCGCGAGCCAGATCTACGAGGGCTTTGCGCGCTGGTTTGAGCATCTTGCCGCAGACGCGAATGGGGAGGCGGTCGATGCGGAATTGCTGAAGGCGTTCGCCGCGCGTGTTGCCCAGAAGAAGTCCTGA
- a CDS encoding AAA family ATPase: MRRIIVVGSQGSGKTRLARNLGRKLELPVVHLDVLYWQPGWKPSDKASFRMRVADAIAGEAWVIDGSFSGLAFDLTIARADVLVVIDRPRWVCQWRILWRSAFHRDTTRPDLPEGCPEQFDWKLMKEAWRYDVERVPVIEAERLQYGPEVPVVRLRRDRDIQGFLESVSVHGE, encoded by the coding sequence ATGCGCCGGATCATCGTGGTTGGCTCCCAGGGAAGCGGAAAGACGCGGCTCGCCCGCAATCTCGGGCGAAAGCTTGAGCTGCCGGTGGTGCATCTCGACGTGCTGTACTGGCAGCCGGGCTGGAAACCCTCCGACAAGGCCAGCTTTCGCATGCGAGTCGCGGATGCTATCGCGGGCGAAGCGTGGGTGATCGACGGAAGCTTCTCGGGGCTGGCATTCGATCTCACGATCGCTCGCGCAGATGTTCTTGTCGTCATCGACCGCCCGCGCTGGGTCTGCCAGTGGCGCATTCTCTGGCGCTCCGCTTTCCATCGCGACACAACACGGCCCGACTTGCCGGAAGGGTGCCCGGAACAGTTCGACTGGAAACTGATGAAGGAAGCGTGGCGCTACGACGTCGAGCGCGTGCCGGTCATCGAGGCCGAACGTCTCCAGTACGGCCCTGAGGTCCCGGTCGTGCGGCTGAGGCGCGACAGGGACATCCAGGGCTTTCTGGAGTCCGTCTCAGTGCACGGCGAGTGA